In Xiphophorus couchianus chromosome 24, X_couchianus-1.0, whole genome shotgun sequence, a single genomic region encodes these proteins:
- the LOC114140337 gene encoding oxysterol-binding protein-related protein 2-like encodes MNSEEEFFDAETGLESDDSCEVSFKDALVFDSKQVTDGSSMQENGLWERRKALPAETISRNNFSVWSILKKCIGMELSKIAMPVVFNEPLSFLQRISEYMEHTHLIHKACSLSDTVDRMQVVAAFAVSAVASQWERTGKPFNPLLGETYELIREDEGYRLISEQVSHHPPISAFHAQSLKQEFEFHGSIYPKLKFWGKSVEAEPKGTMTLELLKHKEAYTWTNPMCCIHNIILGKLWIEQYGTVEIVNHSTGDKCILNFKPCGMFGKDLHKVEGFIQDRSKKKRRVIYGKWTECMYSIDPKLYETQKKAEKKTGSDPKKQERSCEVEEEDDELPEVQDTVMVIPGSALLWRVTPRPSHSAQMYNFTSFAVTLNELEPGMERLLAPTDCRLRPDIRAMEHGDIDLASAEKERLEEKQRAARRERSEDDEEWSTRWFRMGTNPFTGAEDWQYTGGYFDRKYTDCPNIY; translated from the exons atGAACAGCGAGGAGGAATTTTTCGACGCTGAGACAG GACTGGAGTCTGATGATTCCTGTGAGGTCAGTTTCAAAGATGCCCTGGTGTTTGACAGCAAACAGGTGACCGATGGCAGCAGCATGCAGGAGAACGGGTTGTGGGAGCGCAG GAAAGCCCTGCCTGCAGAAACAATCTCCAGGAACAATTTCAGTGTGTGGAGCATATTGAAGAAATGCATTGGAATG GAGCTTTCCAAAATCGCGATGCCGGTTGTGTTTAATGAGCCGCTGAGTTTTCTCCAGAGAATCTCGGAGTACATGGAGCACACTCACCTCATCCACAAAGCCTGCAGCTTGTCGGACACCGTCGACCGCATGCAG GTTGTTGCTGCCTTTGCTGTTTCCGCTGTAGCATCTCAATGGGAGAGAACTGGAAAGCCATTTAACCCTCTGTTGGGGGAAACGTATGAACTGATAAG ggAGGATGAAGGATACAGATTGATCTCTGAGCAGGTGAGCCATCATCCCCCCATCAGTGCCTTCCACGCTCAGTCTCTGAAGCAGGAGTTTGAGTTTCATGGCTCCATCTACCCAAAGCTGAAGTTCTGGGGTAAAAGTGTTGAAGCTGAGCCTAAAGGCACAATGACGCTGGAGTTATTAAA ACATAAAGAGGCGTACACCTGGACGAATCCAATGTGCTGCATCCATAACATCATTTTGGGGAAACTCTGGATCGAACAATACGGAACAGTGGAAATAGTCAACCACAG CACTGGAGATAAATGCATCTTGAACTTTAAACCATGTGGGATGTTTGGAAAAGATCTTCACAAAGTCGAAGGATTTATCCAAGACAGAAG TAAGAAGAAGAGACGAGTCATCTACGGGAAGTGGACAGAGTGCATGTACAGCATCGACCCCAAGCTTTATGAAACACAGAAGAAGGCAGAGAAGAAGACGGGGAGCGACCCAAAGAAGCAG gAACGTAGCTGtgaagtggaggaggaggacgacgaATTGCCAGAAGTTCAGGATACGGTGATGGTGATACCAGGAAGTGCCTTACTGTGGAGGGTAACGCCGCGGCCCAGTCACTCAGCACAG aTGTATAACTTCACCAGCTTTGCTGTGACGCTAAACGAGCTGGAGCCCGGGATGGAGAGGCTGCTGGCGCCAACGGACTGCCGGCTCAGGCCTGACATTAGAGCCATGGAACATGGAGACATAg ATTTAGCTAGTGCAGAGAAGGAGCGATTAGAGGAAAAACAGAGGGCTGCACGCAGAGAACGATCAGAGGATGACGAGGAGTGGTCGACCAG GTGGTTCCGAATGGGAACAAACCCTTTCACCGGAGCTGAGGACTGGCAGTACACAGGCGGATACTTTGACAGGAAGTACACGGACTGTCCCAACATTTACTGA
- the LOC114140335 gene encoding uncharacterized protein LOC114140335 isoform X2: MTKDGDKSAKSALRSQKQSRTQQQQQQLLVQKKKKNLTGEEDTQSGQWESKADMKPAGPQRKQAGKPSGVPAESHRSPGAQRKLSDASNASEDLSKDSGCPSGKQSSSDSSSEVSDSTSEGNKRDSPSSDNELSWIDGRAYESPDSEGTRQDAPCCAKSAADNCALQPDAAAAAGLGSGKTAFMDLLTGETTEELQREIEDLRSENEYLKDEVEELRCEMLEMRDMFQEEEVYQLQELRLQLEQAKKTCRILQYRLRKAERRSIRVAQTGQVDGELVRNLEHDIKVAKSVSLRLYNELEAAQKKNSQLEWENEMLREKTQELEVAKQVLQSESTLKRRSIRSTVSKAEKRLSQQIEEDSTDLKCQLHFAKEELALMCKKLTKLVSDSEAMREELARYQSTYGDVDILPLPEGKHSSAHAREAEVKVHLKLVEEEATLLSRRIVELEVENRGLRAEMCDLKEKTGGGEEDAADENPSLTAAIKDGEMKNQREKPEEGQGNAGGELFCSQSQTDEQISEGREGPVGGEQESPSSQERDANQTASATLKEMAAKDYEFLLALRDHACILSSAIQVLSVPPRNGHSSPSSFSLTSPMDVTPTVQAQRHLTETLELLQAMLLAFIEKMDALLRGDEKGPQKEGFAWDFSSFLSANYERLKELHVEEVCSMQAKQKAKQGEVVDGRRDPKLQLSLHILWILHQWCNVRGTNLEGKECRDKTLSALLGLLQDLSAELRDDSKAKSAACEEAAELSVGAVFHDGQHVEDHSICRLRQLFSPRSPRRKNWCYLSQEAAQLDRDDPVKTWDHLIMPLSFPGLNFEQMSTERSHTAPEKTTFRIYYSPPSARRVQLAQLKQSPAADRASVETSSPWCTPPTSFSQLCLGSSANLSDDMKEITAGWRQTVHAGSPEKKGRIAGRWVDVACSGTQTHTKPQMVSVGQQTDETQGLRSGSLLVSAHSQHISTSLDGLAGRRSSTSSPKPFRRHSSSPSSPPSLSSLSSSGSRDRGLWHPSQQSTNGLTWTRQTGTRSNPAQNQSPSKLPTRSTSANRCGLVTEFLRRVSGRADRASAGSGQKTTSGLKNLERAPTRPLQRNDSVTRIVNQRFIKQREREEKGGSVNRRARNSQSAAATEDGNYDCSSSSTLTFCFARPSRQNQRPTSIPPKLQRHRCSAPVGPAADSSCG; encoded by the exons ATGACTAAAGACGGTGATAAAAGCGCAAAGTCTGCGCTCCGCAGTCAGAAGCAGTCCAggacgcagcagcagcagcagcagcttttggtccagaagaagaagaagaatctgaCAGGTGAAGAGGACACACAGTCCGGTCAGTGGGAGAGTAAAGCAGACATGAAACCAGCCGGACCGCAGAGAAAGCAAGCGGGGAAACCCTCTGGAGTCCCCGCGGAGAGCCACCGGAGCCCCGGCGCGCAGAGGAAGCTGTCGGACGCCAGCAACGCCTCGGAGGACCTCAGCAAAGACTCCGGCTGCCCCTCCGGGAAGCAGTCCTCCTCGGACAGCAGCTCGGAGGTCTCCGACAGCACCTCGGAGGGCAACAAGCGCGACTCTCCGAGCAGCGATAACGAGTTAAGCTGGATCGACGGCAGAGCTTATGAGAGCCCGGACAGCGAGGGGACGCGCCAGGACGCGCCGTGCTGCGCAAAATCTGCGGCAGATAACTGCGCGCTCCAGCCTGATGCGGCGGCGGCAGCGGGACTCGGTTCGGGTAAAACAGCCTTCATGGATCTCCTGACGGGGGAGACAACCgaggagctgcagagggagATTGAAGACTTGAGGTCAGAGAACGAGTATCTGAAA GATGAGGTGGAGGAGCTTCGCTGCGAGATGCTGGAGATGCGCGACATGTtccaggaggaggaggtgtACCAGCTGCAGGAGCTGCGGCTGCAGCTGGAGCAGGCCAAGAAGACGTGTCGCATCCTGCAGTATCGCCTCCGCAAGGCCGAGCGGCGCAGCATCCGGGTGGCTCAGACGGGGCAGGTGGACGGGGAGCTGGTCCGGAACCTGGAGCACGACATAAAG GTCGCGAAGAGCGTCTCCCTCCGCCTCTACAACGAGCTGGAGGCGGCGCAGAAGAAAAACTCCCAGCTGGAGTGGGAAAACGAGATGCTGCGTGAGAAAACGCAGGAGCTGGAGGTCGCCAAGCAGGTCCTGCAGAGTGAG AGCACGTTGAAAAGGAGAAGCATCCGCTCAACGGTCAGCAAGGCAGAGAAGCGACTTTCTCAGCAGATTGAg GAGGACAGCACTGACCTGAAGTGCCAACTCCACTTTGCCAAAGAAGAGTTGGCTCTCATGTGCAAGAAGCTGACCAAGCTGGTGTCAGACAGCGAGGCCATGCGAGAGGAACTGGCCCGATACCAGTCGACGTACGGAGACGTAGACATCCTCCCGCTGCCTGAGGGCAAACACAGCTCTGCCCATGCCAGGGAAgcagaggtcaaagttcatttGAAACTGGTGGAAGAAGAGGCCACGCTCCTGAGCCGCCGCATCGTCGAGCTGGAGGTGGAGAACCGCGGCCTGCGAGCGGAGATGTGTGACCTCAAGGagaaaacaggaggaggagaggaagacgCTGCTGATGAGAATCCATCGCTGACTGCAGCAATTAAAGATGGAGAAATGAAGAACCAGAGAGAGAAACCAGAGGAAGGACAAGGGAACGCAGGGGGAGAGTTGTTCTGCAGCCAATCGCAGACTGACGAGCAGATCAGCGAAGGTCGGGAAGGTCCGGTGGGCGGAGAGCAGGAGTCTCCATCCAGCCAGGAGAGAGATGCTAACCAGACAGCTAGTGCTACGCTTAAAGAGATGGCCGCCAAAGACTACGAGTTTCTGCTTGCTCTCAGAGATCATGCCTGCATTTTATCTTCAGCCATTCAGGTTCTGTCGGTGCCGCCCAGAAACGGGCACAGCTCCCCTTCATCGTTTTCCCTCACATCTCCGATGGACGTGACCCCAACCGTCCAGGCACAGCGACATCTAACGGAGACGCTGGAGCTCCTGCAGGCCATGCTGCTGGCCTTCATCGAGAAGATGGATGCTCTCCTCAGGGGCGACGAAAAGGGCCCTCAGAAGGAAGGATTCGCTTGggatttttcctcttttctctcggCAAACTACGAACGTTTGAAGGAGTTGCATGTGGAAGAAGTCTGCAGCATGCAGGCCAAACAGAAAGCAAAGCAAGGGGAAGTCGTGGACGGCCGGAGGGATCCGAAGCTGCAGCTGTCGTTGCATATTCTGTGGATCCTTCATCAGTGGTGCAACGTCAGAGGAACCAATCTGGAAGGAAAAGAG TGTAGAGATAAAACCCTGTCAGCGCTGCTCGGGTTGCTGCAGGACCTCAGCGCCGAGCTTCGAGATGACAGCAAGGCGAAGTCGGCTGCGTGTGAGGAGGCAGCCGAG CTTTCTGTTGGTGCCGTTTTCCACGATGGGCAACACGTTGAAGATCACAG TATCTGCAGACTTCGACAGCTGTTTTCCCCACGCAGCCCACGAAGGAAGAACTGGTGCTACCTGAGCCAGGAGGCGGCCCAGCTGGACCGAGACGATCCGGTTAAGACATGGGACCACCTAATCATGCCTCTCAGCTTCCCTGGTCTCAATTTTGAACAGATGTCGACGGAGCGCAGCCACACCGCCCCAGAGAAGACGACTTTCCGTATCTACTACAGCCCCCCGTCGGCCCGCAGAGTCCAGCTGGCTCAGCTAAAGCAAAGCCCCGCTGCAGACCGGGCATCCGTGGAAACCTCGTCTCCCTGGTGCACGCCGCCGACATCCTTCTCTCAGCTCTGCCTGGGCTCCTCCGCTAATCTGAGCGACGACATGAAGGAGATCACGGCTGGCTGGAGGCAGACGGTTCACGCCGGCTCTCCGGAGAAGAAAGGGAGGATAGCAGGCCGCTGGGTGGACGTAGCCTGCTCAGGTACACAGACCCACACGAAGCCGCAGATGGTGAGTGTTGGCCAGCAGACAGATGAGACTCAGGGGTTGAGAAGCGGCTCCTTGCTGGTTTCCGCTCACTCCCAGCACATCTCCACCTCGCTGGACGGGTTAGCAGGTCGAAGGAGCTCCACTTCCTCCCCCAAACCGTTTCGCAGACATTCCTCATCTCCTTCCTCACCCCCCAGTTTGAGCTCTTTGTCATCCTCCGGCTCCAGAGATCGAGGGTTGTGGCACCCGTCGCAGCAGAGCACAAACGGCCTCACCTGGACTCGGCAAACTGGTACCAGATCAAACCCAGCCCAGAACCAGAGCCCCTCCAAGCTGCCGACCAGATCTACCAGCGCAAACCGGTGCGGCTTGGTGACCGAGTTCCTGCGCCGGGTGAGCGGCCGGGCGGACAGAGCCTCTGCGGGGTCGGGCCAGAAGACAACGAGCGGGCTGAAGAACCTGGAGCGGGCGCCGACCAGACCGCTGCAGAGGAACGACAGCGTGACCCGGATCGTCAACCAGAGGTTCAttaagcagagagagagagaggagaagggAGGCAGCGTGAACCGGAGAGCCAGAAACAGTCAGAGCGCGGCCGCAACAGAG GATGGAAACTACgactgcagctccagcagcactCTGACCTTCTGCTTCGCTCGTCCGTCTCGTCAGAATCAGAGGCCGACGTCCATCCCGCCCAAACTCCAGCGACACAGATGCTCGGCGCCAGTGGGACCTGCTGCAGACTCCAGCTGTGGCTGA
- the LOC114140335 gene encoding uncharacterized protein LOC114140335 isoform X1, producing MTKDGDKSAKSALRSQKQSRTQQQQQQLLVQKKKKNLTGEEDTQSGQWESKADMKPAGPQRKQAGKPSGVPAESHRSPGAQRKLSDASNASEDLSKDSGCPSGKQSSSDSSSEVSDSTSEGNKRDSPSSDNELSWIDGRAYESPDSEGTRQDAPCCAKSAADNCALQPDAAAAAGLGSGKTAFMDLLTGETTEELQREIEDLRSENEYLKDEVEELRCEMLEMRDMFQEEEVYQLQELRLQLEQAKKTCRILQYRLRKAERRSIRVAQTGQVDGELVRNLEHDIKVAKSVSLRLYNELEAAQKKNSQLEWENEMLREKTQELEVAKQVLQSEVEKARESTLKRRSIRSTVSKAEKRLSQQIEEDSTDLKCQLHFAKEELALMCKKLTKLVSDSEAMREELARYQSTYGDVDILPLPEGKHSSAHAREAEVKVHLKLVEEEATLLSRRIVELEVENRGLRAEMCDLKEKTGGGEEDAADENPSLTAAIKDGEMKNQREKPEEGQGNAGGELFCSQSQTDEQISEGREGPVGGEQESPSSQERDANQTASATLKEMAAKDYEFLLALRDHACILSSAIQVLSVPPRNGHSSPSSFSLTSPMDVTPTVQAQRHLTETLELLQAMLLAFIEKMDALLRGDEKGPQKEGFAWDFSSFLSANYERLKELHVEEVCSMQAKQKAKQGEVVDGRRDPKLQLSLHILWILHQWCNVRGTNLEGKECRDKTLSALLGLLQDLSAELRDDSKAKSAACEEAAELSVGAVFHDGQHVEDHSICRLRQLFSPRSPRRKNWCYLSQEAAQLDRDDPVKTWDHLIMPLSFPGLNFEQMSTERSHTAPEKTTFRIYYSPPSARRVQLAQLKQSPAADRASVETSSPWCTPPTSFSQLCLGSSANLSDDMKEITAGWRQTVHAGSPEKKGRIAGRWVDVACSGTQTHTKPQMVSVGQQTDETQGLRSGSLLVSAHSQHISTSLDGLAGRRSSTSSPKPFRRHSSSPSSPPSLSSLSSSGSRDRGLWHPSQQSTNGLTWTRQTGTRSNPAQNQSPSKLPTRSTSANRCGLVTEFLRRVSGRADRASAGSGQKTTSGLKNLERAPTRPLQRNDSVTRIVNQRFIKQREREEKGGSVNRRARNSQSAAATEDGNYDCSSSSTLTFCFARPSRQNQRPTSIPPKLQRHRCSAPVGPAADSSCG from the exons ATGACTAAAGACGGTGATAAAAGCGCAAAGTCTGCGCTCCGCAGTCAGAAGCAGTCCAggacgcagcagcagcagcagcagcttttggtccagaagaagaagaagaatctgaCAGGTGAAGAGGACACACAGTCCGGTCAGTGGGAGAGTAAAGCAGACATGAAACCAGCCGGACCGCAGAGAAAGCAAGCGGGGAAACCCTCTGGAGTCCCCGCGGAGAGCCACCGGAGCCCCGGCGCGCAGAGGAAGCTGTCGGACGCCAGCAACGCCTCGGAGGACCTCAGCAAAGACTCCGGCTGCCCCTCCGGGAAGCAGTCCTCCTCGGACAGCAGCTCGGAGGTCTCCGACAGCACCTCGGAGGGCAACAAGCGCGACTCTCCGAGCAGCGATAACGAGTTAAGCTGGATCGACGGCAGAGCTTATGAGAGCCCGGACAGCGAGGGGACGCGCCAGGACGCGCCGTGCTGCGCAAAATCTGCGGCAGATAACTGCGCGCTCCAGCCTGATGCGGCGGCGGCAGCGGGACTCGGTTCGGGTAAAACAGCCTTCATGGATCTCCTGACGGGGGAGACAACCgaggagctgcagagggagATTGAAGACTTGAGGTCAGAGAACGAGTATCTGAAA GATGAGGTGGAGGAGCTTCGCTGCGAGATGCTGGAGATGCGCGACATGTtccaggaggaggaggtgtACCAGCTGCAGGAGCTGCGGCTGCAGCTGGAGCAGGCCAAGAAGACGTGTCGCATCCTGCAGTATCGCCTCCGCAAGGCCGAGCGGCGCAGCATCCGGGTGGCTCAGACGGGGCAGGTGGACGGGGAGCTGGTCCGGAACCTGGAGCACGACATAAAG GTCGCGAAGAGCGTCTCCCTCCGCCTCTACAACGAGCTGGAGGCGGCGCAGAAGAAAAACTCCCAGCTGGAGTGGGAAAACGAGATGCTGCGTGAGAAAACGCAGGAGCTGGAGGTCGCCAAGCAGGTCCTGCAGAGTGAGGTGGAAAAAGCCAGAGAG AGCACGTTGAAAAGGAGAAGCATCCGCTCAACGGTCAGCAAGGCAGAGAAGCGACTTTCTCAGCAGATTGAg GAGGACAGCACTGACCTGAAGTGCCAACTCCACTTTGCCAAAGAAGAGTTGGCTCTCATGTGCAAGAAGCTGACCAAGCTGGTGTCAGACAGCGAGGCCATGCGAGAGGAACTGGCCCGATACCAGTCGACGTACGGAGACGTAGACATCCTCCCGCTGCCTGAGGGCAAACACAGCTCTGCCCATGCCAGGGAAgcagaggtcaaagttcatttGAAACTGGTGGAAGAAGAGGCCACGCTCCTGAGCCGCCGCATCGTCGAGCTGGAGGTGGAGAACCGCGGCCTGCGAGCGGAGATGTGTGACCTCAAGGagaaaacaggaggaggagaggaagacgCTGCTGATGAGAATCCATCGCTGACTGCAGCAATTAAAGATGGAGAAATGAAGAACCAGAGAGAGAAACCAGAGGAAGGACAAGGGAACGCAGGGGGAGAGTTGTTCTGCAGCCAATCGCAGACTGACGAGCAGATCAGCGAAGGTCGGGAAGGTCCGGTGGGCGGAGAGCAGGAGTCTCCATCCAGCCAGGAGAGAGATGCTAACCAGACAGCTAGTGCTACGCTTAAAGAGATGGCCGCCAAAGACTACGAGTTTCTGCTTGCTCTCAGAGATCATGCCTGCATTTTATCTTCAGCCATTCAGGTTCTGTCGGTGCCGCCCAGAAACGGGCACAGCTCCCCTTCATCGTTTTCCCTCACATCTCCGATGGACGTGACCCCAACCGTCCAGGCACAGCGACATCTAACGGAGACGCTGGAGCTCCTGCAGGCCATGCTGCTGGCCTTCATCGAGAAGATGGATGCTCTCCTCAGGGGCGACGAAAAGGGCCCTCAGAAGGAAGGATTCGCTTGggatttttcctcttttctctcggCAAACTACGAACGTTTGAAGGAGTTGCATGTGGAAGAAGTCTGCAGCATGCAGGCCAAACAGAAAGCAAAGCAAGGGGAAGTCGTGGACGGCCGGAGGGATCCGAAGCTGCAGCTGTCGTTGCATATTCTGTGGATCCTTCATCAGTGGTGCAACGTCAGAGGAACCAATCTGGAAGGAAAAGAG TGTAGAGATAAAACCCTGTCAGCGCTGCTCGGGTTGCTGCAGGACCTCAGCGCCGAGCTTCGAGATGACAGCAAGGCGAAGTCGGCTGCGTGTGAGGAGGCAGCCGAG CTTTCTGTTGGTGCCGTTTTCCACGATGGGCAACACGTTGAAGATCACAG TATCTGCAGACTTCGACAGCTGTTTTCCCCACGCAGCCCACGAAGGAAGAACTGGTGCTACCTGAGCCAGGAGGCGGCCCAGCTGGACCGAGACGATCCGGTTAAGACATGGGACCACCTAATCATGCCTCTCAGCTTCCCTGGTCTCAATTTTGAACAGATGTCGACGGAGCGCAGCCACACCGCCCCAGAGAAGACGACTTTCCGTATCTACTACAGCCCCCCGTCGGCCCGCAGAGTCCAGCTGGCTCAGCTAAAGCAAAGCCCCGCTGCAGACCGGGCATCCGTGGAAACCTCGTCTCCCTGGTGCACGCCGCCGACATCCTTCTCTCAGCTCTGCCTGGGCTCCTCCGCTAATCTGAGCGACGACATGAAGGAGATCACGGCTGGCTGGAGGCAGACGGTTCACGCCGGCTCTCCGGAGAAGAAAGGGAGGATAGCAGGCCGCTGGGTGGACGTAGCCTGCTCAGGTACACAGACCCACACGAAGCCGCAGATGGTGAGTGTTGGCCAGCAGACAGATGAGACTCAGGGGTTGAGAAGCGGCTCCTTGCTGGTTTCCGCTCACTCCCAGCACATCTCCACCTCGCTGGACGGGTTAGCAGGTCGAAGGAGCTCCACTTCCTCCCCCAAACCGTTTCGCAGACATTCCTCATCTCCTTCCTCACCCCCCAGTTTGAGCTCTTTGTCATCCTCCGGCTCCAGAGATCGAGGGTTGTGGCACCCGTCGCAGCAGAGCACAAACGGCCTCACCTGGACTCGGCAAACTGGTACCAGATCAAACCCAGCCCAGAACCAGAGCCCCTCCAAGCTGCCGACCAGATCTACCAGCGCAAACCGGTGCGGCTTGGTGACCGAGTTCCTGCGCCGGGTGAGCGGCCGGGCGGACAGAGCCTCTGCGGGGTCGGGCCAGAAGACAACGAGCGGGCTGAAGAACCTGGAGCGGGCGCCGACCAGACCGCTGCAGAGGAACGACAGCGTGACCCGGATCGTCAACCAGAGGTTCAttaagcagagagagagagaggagaagggAGGCAGCGTGAACCGGAGAGCCAGAAACAGTCAGAGCGCGGCCGCAACAGAG GATGGAAACTACgactgcagctccagcagcactCTGACCTTCTGCTTCGCTCGTCCGTCTCGTCAGAATCAGAGGCCGACGTCCATCCCGCCCAAACTCCAGCGACACAGATGCTCGGCGCCAGTGGGACCTGCTGCAGACTCCAGCTGTGGCTGA